The genomic region CACTAGGGCTTTCAAAGCCCATGTCTTCAATTGCTTTTAAGATCGAGGAATTTAAACCTAATTCTTGGAATTTATTCATTATAAAATTTAATAAGCTGCAAATGTACGTATTAGTTTACAGCTAATCACATTTATCTTTTTTATTCGTGTTTTATTTTGAAAGATAGTCTATTAGCGCTTTAAAAGCTTTGCCACGATGGCTAATTTCTGCTTTTTCCTTCATTTCCATTTCGGCAAAAGTGCGATCATAGCCATTAGGCACGAATACAGGATCGTAACCAAAGCCTTTTTCACCTCGTCGTTCCTCGATGATTTTACCTTCGCAAATTCCTGTAAACAGATTTTCGTTGTTTTTTAAATTTAACGCAATCACGGTCTTAAAATGTGCCTTTCTGCTTTCTTTGTCCTTTAGTTGCTCTAACAGTTTTGCAACATTGGCCTTATCATCCTTTTGATCACCGGCGTATCTTGCAGAGTATACCCCCGGTGCACCAGCAAGTGCATCTACTTCAAGACCGGTATCATCTGCAAAACAATTATAACCATAACGATGCCGCACATATTCAGCTTTTAAAATCGCATTACCATCAATGGTATCTGCGGTTTCAGCGATATCTTCTGTACAGCCAATATCATCCAGGGATAATAAGCTGATGTGATCTGGAAGCATGGCTTCAATTTCTTTAAATTTATTTCTGTTGTGAGTAGCAAATACTAATTCCATATAAATTATCTGTGGTGATAAGGTTCATTTTTTAAAATGGTAAAGCCGCGATAAATTTGTTCGGTTATAAAAAGACGTACCATTTGATGGGAGAACGTCATTTTAGATAATGATATTTTACCATCGGCTCGCTGATAAACTGCTTCCGAAAATCCGTAAGGTCCGCCGATTACAAAAATAAGCTGTTTAAGTCCGCTATTCATTCTTTTCTGAAGATATTCTGAAAAAGCTTCCGAAGAAAATTGTTTGCCGTTTTCGTCTAATAATACCACAAAATCTGATGTTTGTGTTTTATTGAGAATCAATTCGCCTTCTTTCGTTTTTTGCTGATTTTCGTCTAGATTTCTGGCCTTTTTTAAATCTGGAATTACATCTATTTCAAACTTTGTATAGAACTGAAGTCGTTTTAGATAGACCTCAATTAGCTTTTGTAATTCCTTGCTGTCGGTTTTTCCTATGCAGAGTAATTTTATCGTCATTCAGTATATTTAGCGCAGACTTTCCTACATTTACAAAAATAAGTATTGCAAATGATCTCAGCAGCACAATTTGAAAAAGAAATTGAATTAATCATAGTCAACGCGATAAGAGAGGATATAGGTGAT from Zunongwangia profunda SM-A87 harbors:
- a CDS encoding non-canonical purine NTP diphosphatase, which gives rise to MELVFATHNRNKFKEIEAMLPDHISLLSLDDIGCTEDIAETADTIDGNAILKAEYVRHRYGYNCFADDTGLEVDALAGAPGVYSARYAGDQKDDKANVAKLLEQLKDKESRKAHFKTVIALNLKNNENLFTGICEGKIIEERRGEKGFGYDPVFVPNGYDRTFAEMEMKEKAEISHRGKAFKALIDYLSK
- the rlmH gene encoding 23S rRNA (pseudouridine(1915)-N(3))-methyltransferase RlmH is translated as MTIKLLCIGKTDSKELQKLIEVYLKRLQFYTKFEIDVIPDLKKARNLDENQQKTKEGELILNKTQTSDFVVLLDENGKQFSSEAFSEYLQKRMNSGLKQLIFVIGGPYGFSEAVYQRADGKISLSKMTFSHQMVRLFITEQIYRGFTILKNEPYHHR